TGCAAAAAGCattagccaaaaaaaaaaaaaattccctgAATTAACCTGCAGATGAACATGTCGAATGTTACCACCCTGATCATCACCTGAGAATGAGTTTAGAGCGGCTTGAGGAGAGGTCAACACTGTATCTACCAAGGCCAGCACTAGCTTTAATGGCGAGAGAACACAAGTCTGGCAAGGTAAGGGGTTTATGTGATTGGGAGAGTGGCAACAAGAAGTAGATTTGTCCAGGTTGAAGGTCCTCATCAACAGGCATTTGAGGCACACAAGTACCGATGGACATCGACTCTGAGCTGCAGAGGAAGCAGTCGGGGTTGAGGGAAATGATGTTGTTGGCTTGGATTGATTGCCTGAACTCTTGGACACGACCATCCATGTGAACCACCGTGGCTGCCATCGATGACCGTTTGGTTGCGCTCGATgatcctcctcctcctcctactGTTTTGCCTGGTTTTGAGGTTGAAGTTGAGGATACACAGGCACCCATTTAGGCTTCTCTAACAATTCTTTTTTATTGGTGTGTTTGAGGGAAGGCTAGAAAAGAGTTTGATGGAGAGGGCATCCATTACATTTATATATATGGgtagtttttatattattaattgtcGATGATATGCCTGCCTGGATGCAATATTTGGGGGAAATATTATGTAAAAAATTTCCCCAAATGAAATTTGATGTAAAGTGTGAATTTAAGTTGTTAGATACCGAAACCTCCGTAGTGACAAGAATTTCAATCCCAGTGCGACTTAGCTCATAGTCCCTTTTCTATGGACAAATGTCAGTCGTTGAATTATACACAGTATTTTAAGTACTACAAAATTCCTAAACCCttaaatataacttttaattttaaattaaaaatattccaatggctaataacCCTTAAATAAAATcttgaatacaaaaaaaaaaaaaaaagttttattttctatttgagtGTGTATTAAATGTGCTTAAGTATTTTTTTGTGTTTTCCTGGTAAGAAAATTACAAGCCACTAAGGTCACTTCATAATGCAAATTAAAGTCACATTTGGCATAAAAGCCAAAAGGCAACTCACCGGCACTTTATTTTGTCTTCTAGTTTTCTGCGTCATGCCCATATATGTATTAGGTTCACACTTCAACAAATTAACCCTAACTTCAGTTCCATTCgctttggttttatttttaaataatttgttttgattctattttaaaataagttttgtacaagatttttgaagtttttaatttcaaaagatatttttatataatatttttaattattttaaatataaaatatttatttttatatagtaaaattaaaatttaatctcttGTAATTATGAATTTTTTAACTTGTTAACCAAGACTATTTAAAACACAACAATTTAGATAGATTTTCGATTTCTCAATTTCTTTTCCCAGCCCTACAACAAATTGCCAAATCTTAAGCgttttatattctaatttaatgCATTTAACATATCTAATTATTTTTGAGagattatatttttagaatttaaatctACATATTTACAATCTCAttcattattttcaaaatatgatatcATGATAATTAATATCGTGTGGGTAAatatatttattagtataatttcaGATTTATGACTAATTTtgcatatacataaattatttttaaaatatttaacataaaaataatttaatggtcAAATTTGAATCCCATCTCACAAGTAACTTTATGCACAATAACAAAAATAGTGCACAGTTTGAAAAGGATAATCTATGCCCACTATCCAC
This window of the Gossypium arboreum isolate Shixiya-1 chromosome 12, ASM2569848v2, whole genome shotgun sequence genome carries:
- the LOC108478434 gene encoding uncharacterized protein LOC108478434 produces the protein MGACVSSTSTSKPGKTVGGGGGSSSATKRSSMAATVVHMDGRVQEFRQSIQANNIISLNPDCFLCSSESMSIGTCVPQMPVDEDLQPGQIYFLLPLSQSHKPLTLPDLCSLAIKASAGLGRYSVDLSSSRSKLILR